The Paenibacillus sp. MBLB1832 genome has a window encoding:
- a CDS encoding GGDEF domain-containing protein: MNEYLIPLTSACTLVTLNYLAIKVHSKMLIDSHERLLAPLLTGIASIIMMLVPFPASLGLIDLRSLPIFMAGLRYGLPVALFSAILPGATGLMAQEHHAWFNIAQDLLAPALISSYFHNKEFRNNVDIPIRLALQLCACVFLLRMVSYELVTQHLTWSYTLDQLFMFAISFSTLVMIIVMVNDENTSWRLQRKLEMQANQDGLTRLPNLRSFLPIADTILHKRKVSIMMIDLDNFKQYNDRYGHLEGDQLLQEVSAVLRQFISENDYLARYGGEEFILLSTEIHPEQVLKYGEYLCASVASVFEHKKSLDTLPITVSIGISIAASMGADLRSLISEADYALYQSKHGGKNRSTLYTQGDMNEQKMNA; this comes from the coding sequence ATGAATGAGTATCTCATTCCTTTAACGAGTGCGTGTACGTTAGTTACGCTGAATTACTTGGCGATCAAAGTACACAGCAAAATGCTGATCGATTCACACGAACGGCTTCTTGCCCCGCTTCTGACAGGTATCGCCAGCATTATTATGATGCTGGTCCCTTTTCCAGCATCGCTAGGGCTCATTGACCTCCGTTCACTGCCGATCTTCATGGCTGGATTGCGATATGGACTGCCTGTCGCTCTCTTCTCTGCCATTTTGCCTGGGGCTACTGGCCTTATGGCCCAAGAACATCACGCCTGGTTCAACATCGCTCAAGACCTCCTTGCCCCGGCACTTATAAGTTCATACTTCCACAACAAAGAATTCCGCAACAACGTAGATATACCCATACGACTCGCACTCCAGCTCTGTGCATGCGTATTCCTGCTCAGAATGGTGTCCTATGAGCTCGTCACACAGCATTTAACTTGGTCATACACCTTGGATCAACTTTTTATGTTTGCCATTTCCTTCTCTACACTTGTCATGATTATCGTCATGGTGAATGATGAGAACACAAGCTGGCGCCTGCAGCGCAAACTTGAGATGCAAGCCAATCAAGACGGTCTGACCAGGCTTCCAAATTTAAGAAGCTTCCTCCCCATCGCGGATACCATTTTACATAAGCGCAAAGTGTCTATCATGATGATTGATCTCGATAACTTTAAACAATATAACGATCGATACGGTCATCTTGAAGGCGATCAGTTGCTGCAAGAGGTCAGCGCTGTCCTCCGTCAGTTCATTTCTGAAAATGATTATCTCGCTCGCTATGGCGGAGAAGAATTCATACTGCTGAGTACCGAGATTCATCCTGAGCAGGTTCTGAAGTACGGCGAGTACCTATGCGCATCGGTCGCTAGCGTATTTGAACATAAGAAGAGCTTGGATACACTGCCGATTACGGTTTCGATTGGGATCTCCATTGCCGCGTCGATGGGAGCCGATCTCCGATCACTCATTTCAGAAGCAGACTATGCCCTCTATCAATCCAAGCATGGGGGCAAAAACCGCTCAACTCTCTATACGCAGGGCGATATGAACGAACAAAAAATGAACGCTTAA
- a CDS encoding YycC family protein — MKPLQISPETAVKLAEQLKIPLEHLMHMPQHILLQKLAELAKNSATDTSEPESK, encoded by the coding sequence ATGAAACCGTTACAAATTTCTCCAGAAACAGCCGTTAAATTGGCGGAGCAACTTAAAATTCCTTTGGAGCACCTCATGCATATGCCACAACACATTCTGCTTCAAAAATTAGCCGAACTCGCGAAAAATTCCGCAACGGATACCAGCGAGCCAGAATCGAAGTAG